In Aspergillus flavus chromosome 3, complete sequence, one genomic interval encodes:
- a CDS encoding CoA binding domain-containing protein: MEAVKRFFSSPRFAVAGASTDSNKFGYKILAWYHQHSLPVTPLNPRAPQIELPSRAYDTVASPSALPTPSQTSLSVVTPPKVTLKLLQEAHSVGIPAVWLQPGTFDDAVLDFAHNHFSAVIAGDGGAGSEGWCVLVDGEEGLEAAGVQWTSQKL; encoded by the exons ATGGAGGCCGTAAAgcgtttcttctcttccccgcGCTTTGCCGTCGCGGGCGCAAGCACCGACAGTAACAAGTTTGGTTACAAGA TCCTCGCATGGTATCATCAGCATTCCCTACCTGTCACTCCTCTCAATCCTCGCGCACCGCAGATCGAACTGCCCTCTCGTGCCTACGATACGGTCGCATCGCCCAGCGCCTTGCCTACGCCTTCGCAGACATCCTTGTCGGTTGTGACCCCGCCAAAGGTCACTCTGAAATTGCTCCAGGAGGCTCATTCGGTGGGAATTCCGGCCGTGTGGTTGCAGCCCGGAACATTTGATGACGCGGTCCTGGACTTCGCTCACAATCACTTCTCGGCCGTGATTGCAGGTGATGGGGGAGCGGGAAGTGAAGGTTGGTGCGTCTTGGTGGACGGCGAAGAAGGCTTGGAGGCTGCAGGAGTGCAGTGGACGAGCCAAAAGCTGTAA